DNA sequence from the Salvia splendens isolate huo1 chromosome 19, SspV2, whole genome shotgun sequence genome:
GGGCAAGGGTTTTGGAATTAGGGCCAAAATTGGGGATTTGGGGCTGGCGAGGAGGGTTAGCATTAGCAAGAAGAGGAAATTGGGAGTTTGTTGTTGGGAAGGAACTCCGATGTACTTGTCTCCTGAGGCGGTCACAGATCACGTGCAGGAGGCGCCGTCTGATGTCTGGGCGGTTGGTTGTATTGTGCACGAGATGCTGACCGGGAAATCGCCATTGAAGGGGAAGGAAGAGGAGCTTGAGATTCTGAGAAAGATAGGAGAAGGGCATGAGGTGATTGAAATTGGCAATGGAGTATCAAAGGAGGCTAGGGCATTTCTCAAGGGCTGCTTTGTTAGGAATTCTAACTTCAGATTCACTTGTGAAATGCTGCTGCTTCATCCCTTTCTTCAAGGTTTGGATGATGATGACATTGATGATGCCAGAGTTGATGTTGATCAATCCGTCGTCCCTTTCGATCCGATTGAATCCTTTGCTCTTgtttatgatgatgatgaagatgagtaTACTAGTGACTCATCAACAGAGGAATGGAGCCATGGATCTGAGACAGAGAGTGGTGATGCCCAATTCATATCTCAACAAAATGTACCTGTGGAAGGTTTTTGAGTTAGATTTGTAGTAAATGATCATAGAGTTCACTTTCCTTAACTGTATATGTTCAATTTATAGTCCACATAATTTGATTCATATGTAGTAGATAATTTAGAAAGGAGAGAACCAAAACAATTTTGTTGGCTACTGTAAACAGAGATTCACAATTTATGTTAATCATTTTTTTCCTAGAAGAAGCTCAGTTTGTTAGTCTTGTCACAGTTAAATGATGCACTATTAGTTGAGAATGCGGCAGTGGTGAAGGTAGCTTTTGAGGCGATCAAAGCCGTCCGCACAATTGACTCGCTCTTGCAGACGAGCCCCAACTCTCCGATGGGGACATCCCACATCCGCATCACTGGAGGTGACTGATCCCTCAACCCCTGAAGCAGATCATGGTCCACCACGCTCTCCATCCATCAACACAATGTAGCGACTCGGTACAATCCGTGCAGTCTCTGTAAAGCCTCCCACAAACATCTCATTCGTCTTCATCATCTCCAGGTAACTCCAGCACCAACAACTTTGCAAGCATATTAACCAACAAATAATTTCTGAAGTGTATCCCCCCCTCACTAATTAGAGCACTTGGTGTTTTAAAAGGAGTGAAGATTTTATATTAGAACGCACAACCCTTGGCCCGAACATGGCCTAGGCATGCGATCTCAAGCCCAATCCCGGTAGAACGATTTTGgtcacaaaataaaaacatatccaAATCAAATCTTGCTCTATTTGGAAGATTTGATATGAGTGTGCAATCCTAGTACCGCTAGACACTGATCATTACTACCCAATATATCTGAATTCATGGGTTACGAAAACCTTGTACCTATTGATAAGTTAAAGTAGTGCATAGCCAATATCTTATATTCAAtgttaaatacattaattaagaTACAATAACTACTGAGACCTTGTTTTCGAGTATATAACAAGAAAGATTTATCTCAATCTTAGCTCTGTTCATTGATATACCATATTAGTGTTATTTATTTACTAAAGGTGAGAAAACTTGCGGACCGACACTGCAACTTTCCACAATAAGTAGTCAAAGCCTATTCAGGTTGTGAAATACAActtctcttctacaaagaactGATTGTCCTGTGAACATCGTCCACAACTAGTCTACTATGCAAAAGAATTAACAtaattgtttttcatttatttaaatgCAAATCAAACATCTTTCAAATGCATAAGCAAATAACAATGCGATAAAGTTATTTCTTCTCGTCTTGGGTAAAAGTGAATAGTAGAGTTTACTGTATACAAACATTTCTaatcgtgcaaactgctcgaaacATGATTTTTAGCATACCATCCCAAACACATTATTATTCTTTCCTTCCTACTAtggttgagtcgtattcctttttggaccgtcttatagttgagtcatttcctttttttggcaacaaacaacaaaagaaATTATTTGAAGTGTGGATCAACACTTTGAAAGATCATGTCGTTGGAAATCAACAAAAGACAAAGACCTTTTGGGAGAAGGTGGTTGAGACATATAATCTGGCTTGGCCCGATGGAACTTCCATACGGACCGACAAGAAGTTCTAGGCTCAATATAAAACTACTGTTGCAATCGATTATCAGAACACAATGTCTCAAGTATGTCTCAGAATCTAGCAACAAGACAACAGCAAGCCTTTCATGTATGTCTTGACATGGGAAAAGGCCCTTTACGTCGACAAGTGGGTGGGTGGCGTTGAGTCGAACACGAGCTTGACCTCCAAATGCACAAAAAACACCGCTTCGAGCCAATCATTTCACTAGTGGCAAGCCCAATCCATGGGTGTGAGTGATGTTGTCTGATTGGAACGAAGGCGAGTTTGTTTAGGAAATTTTATTACTTTTCGAAGATATCCTAACTCAGTTTGGGGATTAAAACATCGCACCCAGTGTAATTATGGACTCTGCAAATATGTATGTACAGTGttatgatcaattgctaacttatTACCAATtccaaattaaaactaaattttAGCCACTAGATTAGGAGATGTGGTTGAAATAATATCacgtggattatattttaaatttaaaaaattattaaataaacttaaagggtATTATTGTCAATTCTTGTATATGGTAATTAAAATAACcactttctttctctctcctcaaaatcatcttaaaattttaaatttacgtaaaactctcgatttaaattattttttcgtaaaaattatatcaaattaaagataatttcataaggattcgaACGAGATCTCAGTTGCATATGGTCCGACAATGATCGgatgattaaattttataatttttatttcaatttttttatatgttgataagcagattttatatcaatataggcatcaaacaatctcaatataatgcatatacaatatcaataaaactatgttgatattttctggtACTTGTGTTGAGATTCCCATatcactgtgttgatatttgtaatacactatattgatataaaaatatccgtgaaaattattatgttataacagattgactattttacccttttgttgatattttatctactatttattgaatttgtgagctttaatctcatccactaatTTAAAGATCTAATAGTGTTGGATTGGTCTTAGTTGTGGATTGAATACTACATGCATTTTAACATgacctaatatatatatatatatagggtagtgttaatctccttttctccccttagatttaagttccttctcaaTATAGAGCGTTGGATTAGATTGATGAACGCTCCGGATTATAAGCCTAGATATGATCCCGTAGGTTCAGTATTTGGTGCATTTCGTGCATCATGGGGGTGAATTAGTAAATTTATACACTCAAAAACTCCCGAAAACGGCATGTGCGAGATTTAAGCGGGATATACCCACGACCTTCCATCTACTCTACACATCATTCACGCCAAACGTATTAACGAATCAATCTCTCTACCCGCTTCTTCCCCCCAATTTCCATCCCctttcaaaaccctagccgcctttTCTCAAGGTTCCGCCGTTCTCTCTGAACTTCAATCGATGTCG
Encoded proteins:
- the LOC121778662 gene encoding mitogen-activated protein kinase kinase kinase 20-like, whose amino-acid sequence is MLGEGEEEALNSYGDGIAWVRSSMIGRGSFGRVYLATLRNPSSKCSSLPPVMAVKSAEVSSSASLQKEREVYSNLQRNPYIIQCYGDEITFGSSGTMAFNLMLEYGSGGTLSRRIKESGGNGLGELESKLHTRSILRGLKHIHELGFVHCDLKPDNILLVPIRGKGFGIRAKIGDLGLARRVSISKKRKLGVCCWEGTPMYLSPEAVTDHVQEAPSDVWAVGCIVHEMLTGKSPLKGKEEELEILRKIGEGHEVIEIGNGVSKEARAFLKGCFVRNSNFRFTCEMLLLHPFLQGLDDDDIDDARVDVDQSVVPFDPIESFALVYDDDEDEYTSDSSTEEWSHGSETESGDAQFISQQNVPVEGF